A window of Rhinatrema bivittatum chromosome 2, aRhiBiv1.1, whole genome shotgun sequence contains these coding sequences:
- the LOC115083500 gene encoding U1 small nuclear ribonucleoprotein C-like: protein MMENYETLISLGHEVIDPDVLSRIQQEETSHVWDPQESGEGEATPSCTDASSEDGSPDVSISSPDPGLLEPFVVPAQSPAAPNSSPPGLSSLPVSPVSPHGPAGLPALGPWAIGEGDSPVPLPSDVHEEIPVGWGGPEGSASGQTSPASLPEPGSETAGGSVLIEILHSVRDLRAGLGSLVAKLRRLSSALERIASAQEKRASRK from the exons atgatggagaattatgagacccttaTCTCCCTGG GCCACGAAGTGATCGATCCTGATGTCTTGTCAAGGATTCAGCAAGAGGAGACGTCGCATGTCTGGGATCCCCAGGAGTCAGGAGAGGGAGAAGCTACTCCCTCATGCACAG ATGCAAGTTCAGAGGATGGCAGCCCAGATGTCTCCATCTCGTCACCTGATCCTGgactcctggagccctttgtcGTTCCCGCCCAATCACCAGCTGCACCAAACTCCTCGCCCCCCGgactctcttcccttcctgtctCCCCAGTTTCTCCACATGGCCCAGCGGGGCTCCCCGCCTTAGGGCCGTGGGCGATCGGCGAAGGAGATTCTCCCGTCCCTCTTCCCTCGGACGTTCACGAGGAAATCCCAGTGGGCTGGGGAGGGCCCGAGGGCTCGGCGTCGGGACAGACTTCGCCTGCGTCCCTGCCCGAGCCCGGCTCCGAGACGGCCGGCGGCTCCGTTCTGATAGAGATCCTCCACTCTGTCCGGGACCTGCGGGCGGGCCTGGGGAGCCTGGTGGCCAAGCTGCGAAGGCTGAGCTCGGCTCTGGAAAGGATTGCCTCCGCGCAAGAGAAGAGGGCCAGCCGGAAGTGA